In Panulirus ornatus isolate Po-2019 chromosome 66, ASM3632096v1, whole genome shotgun sequence, the DNA window aacagaggtatttggatggtacttacaaggaaggagtgcaaatgactgggagatgtataagggcaactgagagttgaggtgagagagtatcattgaactttagggaggataaaaagacgttttggaaagaggtaataATGTtctaaagacaagagaacaaatgggaacattgatgaatggggcaaaaggggaagtaagtacaggtagtgatggagaggaggagacggagcgagtattttgaaggactgttgaaagtgtttgatgatagagtgtttggTCTAGGTAGCATGTGAAGTGAGGttcaggaagagtggtttagtgaaaagagatgtggtgaaagccttgcagaagatgaaatctggcaaggtggtgggagtggatggtattgcagttgaattttattaaaaaagggggtaactgtgttgttgattggttggtaaggataattattgtatgtatggatcatggtgaagtgcctgaggattggcaaaatgcatgtatagagccattGCATAAAGTCAAAGggtataaagatgagtgttcaaactatgggGGCTTAAGTTTGTCAAGTGTACCTGGAAAATCATATAGGAAGGTATAGAGTGAAAGGGTGCagacacgtacagagcatcagattggggaggagcagtgtggtttcagaagtggtagaggatgtgtgaatcagatgtttgctttgaagaatgtgtgtgagaaatacttagaaaaacagatggatttgtctgtggcatttatggatctggagaaggcatatgacagggtggatagagaaactttgtggaaggtatcaagaatatatgttgtgggaggtaagttgctagaagcagtgaaaagttttatcaagggtgtaaggcatgtgcacgagtaggaagaggggagagtaactggttcccagtgaaggggtgtgtgatgtcaccacggttgtttaatttgtttatggatggggtggttaaggaggtaacaaggttaaaaaaaaaaacagggtaaCTTGAGTGTAAAAACTCTTTCATTGTAAGACACAGATGGTAAATACTAGTATAGGAAGGTGTAACTGCTTTTGTTCTTCGCAGGCACTGCTGCTGGGGATGACCTTGGCTTCCCCTCAGGGTAAGGGTGACAATGTCGGTGGTTCACCCTTCCGCAGCGAACAGAAGAGTAAGTCATCTTCCTTGTTGGAATGGCATCCATTTTACATAATGCTTCATTGTAACAGTAAACTTTCTGCAGCTCAGCGTACATGATTCATTGTTGATCACTTACATAACATCTACAGGTCACCTCTTCTTAGGCGTGTTGCTAACAGAGTTTCTAAAGTTTTTTAAATCCCAATTATTTCAGTGACATAAGTTGTAGGTGAGACATACATGTACTGGTACTCATTGTCTAGTTTCTCAAGCAATGTCACTATCAAAGTATTTAATTTTTTGCTGTAGAAGAATGAACCAAGGTATGGGCTTTCTTGGATGTTGTTAGAAGGGACTACCTTCCAATTTTTTAGATATTCACCTCTTGGTATCTCCAGCACCTTGGTTGAAAAAATATCATCAGCCTTTCAATTTAAGGGCTCAACTTTTAAAAACTGCTAGTTTTCCCCATAAAGCATGCAGTCCCCAAGTAATTCAACAAATGTGGCAGGTAATAAAGGCCTCAAATTGGAAATTCAAATGTTACTTAGTGCAGCTGACACAAAGGGAACAGAATCTTAATACTTTGCCTCTGTCTGCTTCACATACACTAGCAGTCACTGTTAGGGAAAGTGCACTGAAAACTATGGCTCTTGCATCAGAGTTCTTGACAGTCAAGAGGGTGTCTCAAATAGGGAATGATGATAGCCTTGCCAACACCTCATGCTTATATTGAAATTGTGTAGAGATGTGTCCTGCTCTTTGATCATGAAAAAGTCATATGTTATGGGTTCCACGTTATGATGATGTCCCACCCTATGGTGATAATGAGACAAAAACATTAAATGATATCCTGGTTGACGCCCATTCACtgtctacttttttcttttatttttttcatacatttttgccatttcctgcattagcgaggtagcatcaagatcaGAGAaccaagcctttgagggaaaatcttcacttaaccccttctctgtcccttcttttggaaaagtaaaaactggcagggaggatttctagcctccaaATGTAAATTCCTGTTGATAAAACTGActgtaagcagatgtggccttcccTGGTGatgccttgctaacacaggaaattgtctcaagtatgaaaaaaaaaatcaatcatctGTAAATTGTGCAGTACAAAAAAAGGTGTTCACATGTAAATCCCTTGTATGGTTATTGATTCACAACTTCCTGTTGAATCATTAAtaaaaatgaattcaattttaatTTTGGTTGCAAAACTTACATTTTTCATACCATTTCCAGTTTAAACTAGGATTTTCTTTGCTTGTAAACAGTGATAATTTCTGAGTTATGAACATTTAACAACTGTTTCCACTAATAACAGATGTCACCTTAAGTCTTGTTTTTCTATAttgaagtacaaaaaaaaatgaactacATGGATAGTGTAGTGCTGTCAATGGTCACAGGAGTCAGGGCCAAAGCTGTTAGcaatgtgcgagagagagagagcaccaattAACCCCCTGAAGCATGACACTGTTCActgagcatgacagtacaacccttgagcataaatGAATGACCATCAAGTAGGACAGTATGACCACTGGGTATGAAAGAATAGCCACAAACATGAcctttaggtcaaaggtcatcatttGATTTAAACTATTAGGCTTTTGTGCTAAGGGATCATGAATGGAGGGGACTTTGTGGGTCCACTCTTGGATGCACAAGTGAACATAATTCACAACTAACATggcgagagcagaagagatgaGTTTAATTCTTTCTTAGAGTTTACAGGCTCAGACATCACATGCTTACCAACAACACACATCCATCATATCTCTCCTGTAAATGTAGATATGGATGAAAATTGGTCACTAGAGAAAAGAGTGAAGTAAACATTTATATGAATGATTGGGTAAAGATCTGGATGAAATCATCTTTCTCCAGTCTCACTGATAGATTAAAGGCTAGATTAAAGAAAGATTCATTAAAAGTGATGCAATATAAGAAGTAGCTTTTATATTGCATCACTGTCCTCCATACAATGGGAGTGGCTGATGATTGCACTGTGTTGGCAGGTGGCAATGGCAAGACGAGAGGTGAGTATGGTTTCCGCTCCCCAGATGGTTGTCTCCATGTCATCAGCTATGAGACCGACCAACGTGCAGGATACAGGGTACTTGGCTCCTCCAAGAAAGACTGCAACCTAGGTGAGTGATAAGGGATATTTGGTATTGGCAGACATCTAGGGGTGACCACATGGTTTGATAGTGGTACCAGAAGGTGTCTAGAAGGAGGAATTTTCCTTGTGGTACTTACAAGTGAACAAGGGTGACTTGGATGGGTTCTTTATTAAGTACCAACCTGCCTACCTACTTCTCAGTAATGTAAAAACAAAATTTTGCAAAATGTTGAGAAAGAGATGCTCTTACAACAGACATCAGAAACCTAATCATCACTAAAGTTATCCTGCCTTTCCCCCATAGAAACAACGACGAAaagatccaccaccaccactgcgacGACGACTACAACCAGCCCTAAACTCCAAGACCCCTTGTCTGTCCCCCCAGTGTCTGTTGTCGCTGACAATACTGTCATAGGTAAGTAGCTCCCCAACACAAGAGGAAGAGCAGGCATTTGTATCAAAAAGATGGGGAGACAGGGGAAGCAAGGAGATTATACATAGGGAATCTAGttaaacaggagagggaggataacTTCCCATGAGTACATACAAGATCTTGCCTGAGGTAGGACTAGTGCCTAGCCGTTGCCACATACCTTACTTAGGGCATGGCAAAGATGTACTTCACTGCCATCCGCCTGCTGTAATTATCAGTTTTAGGCTGATCCTGAGCTTCCATTTCCTGGTGGCCAAGTTTTCACTTGGAATTTTCAATGATGCTCCTGATTAATTTCGTATCTCTTTGGATAGACCACCAAATGCTTTCCTATACTTTTGTTTGATGCTTCTTTAActttctatgaatatatgaagCACAAAGAAAAGAAGTAACCTGGGCCAAGAGGGGgaaacatgacagccactgtATTGCCgattcactgcaatgccatcatTAATCCTCTTGATACCTAGAAGTAGTACTTCCTTGGTCAGTAGTTGCCTACAGTCATCTACCTGCACTACCTGCATCAGTCTGAGTCAGGATGACTGCATCACTTAGCGAACAGTTACAGTTAATGACGTATTAAACTTCATGGCTTCAGGTAATCACAGACGATATATTTGAGCTTTACCATGGGAGTAAGTACCTCATATAAAATAAGTTTCCTCAAACCTATTATCATAAATACATATAATTCAGCACATTTCTTTGTCTCTGATAGAGGAGTCTCAGGGCAGACAGTTGCAGCAGCCCAACCTGGCCTCCGCACCTCCCAGCTATGCCACCACAGCCAAGCCTGAGGATGAACCCAAGCCACTTTACTCCTTCGGGTTCACAACACCCACCCATGGACACACTGAGACCGGCCTGCCTGATGGCTCCAAAAAGGGCGAGTACTACTGGGACTCCCCTGATGGCTGGCGGCGGATCGTCACTTATGTGTTAGTTGACCATGTCTACTGTCATGTTGCCCACTTGTCTGTGTGTGCATCTCGTGCTTTGTCGTTACACTGTCAGTATATCAGTCTGCCTGGGTATCACTGTCCTGATCTCCTGGGTATCACTGTCCTGATCTGTCTTTGTGGCCACCACTGTCCTGACACTctttatgtttgtctgtgtggatATCATGTAGACAACCAGTCAGTGCTAGTCCTATCATACCACCAGGAGGACTTATGTCTGATCAGTGTCAATGTTTGTGCATGTCTTATTGTATCATCATTTAATTTTGATATTCAAAGAGATCAACAGTCTTATTTCGAGTGATAACCCACATTTTATTCATTCTCAGTTTATCTGCAGGCTGAAGTTCATTTGCTAGCACCATTTTATATCTTTTAAGCTTAACTTTTTGAAACAAGTTGTTGAAGTAGATAATCACTCACCTTACGAATAAGTTCAGTGTACAGTATCATGCCAGTCTTCAAGTAGTTAGATTGAATGAGGTAGATGTGGATACCTCCAGACAACATAAGGCTTTGGTACACTACATTCTCCATATCTCTTCTCCGAGTCCTGTATTTATCTTGATCCACTGCTACAAGTCAATTAAATCCGGTAAACTACTTCTCACAATAAAATTGTAAACATACCAACATAGATTAACTATTTTTAGTTTGTACAGTCATCCAGTTAGCTGGACTTTATGGGAAAGCACATATGTATCACTGGTTTTGATTTTATAGTATACATGTCAATTACATTACTCTGAAATGGACAAGAGatgacaagagagaaagaatCAAACATACTACTCAAACCATTGACTGAATTTGTGTAGCCTATTCCAAGTAAAATCAGTAACCTGGTCCTTACCTGGTGCAGGGCCAACGAAAAAGGGTTTTACCCACGAATACGTCAGGTGCGGatttccaccaccacacccaagacCGTACCAGGCACCAACCCTGACAACCTGGCCAAGGAATTGGGTCCTGAAGTAGAAGAGGAGATTGCTATCCCTGTTGGTGGCTGTCCCTACTATTTTTACTACAACACCAGGTGAGGCAGACATTACTTCTACTACAACACCAGGTAAGGCAAACAGTACTTCTACTATAACACCAAGTGAGGCAGATGTTACCTCTACTACAACACCAGGTGAGGCAGACACTACTTCTCCTACAACACCAGGTGAGGCAGACAAGACTTCTACAACAACACCAGGTGAGACAGACACTACTTTTACTGCAACACCAGATGAGGCAGACACTACTTTTACTACAACACCAGGCAAGGCAGATAGTACTTCTATTATAACACCAAGTGAGGCagacactactactacaacatcaGATGAGGCAGACACTTGCTTTCCGCATCATACATCTGTTTTCCCTCTGCTGCTTTTTTGCATCATTGCAATTTCATCCCACTTGTTTTTACTGTTTACCTTTCTTGATTTTTGAGGAGGCttcaaagagaaaaaatatgaatatgataaatgaatttaGTTACACGAGCCTTTCTCCTATTTCTAAAGCAACACATCTCACCACAGATATGAGGTATACAACCAAGTATTAAAAATCTTACATTCACATTTCCACTAATTCAGCTTGAATGGAAACTTAGTTTAAAAGTTTTGTTATCCTACAAAATGGGCATCCATTTCGTGCAATTTCTTCTTTGAAACTCTTTAAATACTGATACCATCCAATAAAATACTATAATGGAACTGAATAAGACTGTTCTTGCAGAATCAACTACCACTGGGAACGTTGCTATGAGAACAACACTAAGGTGGGTGAGTACGGCAGCTTAGGGTCTGATGGGTACGCTCACAAGAATGCCTATTATGCAGATGCCACCGGCTTCCACCCTACCCTTAGCAAGGCACCCCTTACTGCCCGTCAGCTGGAAATCATGGCTGAGTACACAGAGGATGCTTTCATCATCCCTAAGGTAAGGCAAACACAAACTAACTTACCCGTAttttaagaaaattgtaataataataatttttttttttgctttgtcgctgtctcccacgtttgcgaggtagcgcaaggaaacagacgaaagaaatggcccaacccacccccatacacatgtatatacatacgtccacacacgcaaatatacatacctacacagcattccatggtttaccccagacgcttcacatgccctgattcaatccactgacagcacgtcaaccccggtataccacatcgctccaattcactctattccttgccctcctttcaccctcctgcatgttcaggccccgatcacacaaaatctttttcactccatctttccacctccaatttggtctccctcttctcctcattccctccacctccgacacatatatcctcttggtcaatctttcctcactcattctctccatgtgcccaaaccatttcaaaacaccctcttctgctctctcaaccacgctctttttatttccacacatctctcttacccttacgttacttactcgatcaaaccacctcacaccacacattgtcctcaaacatctcatttccagcacatccatcctcctgcgcacaactctatccatagcccacgcctcgcaaccatacaacattgttggaaccactattccttcaaacatacccatttttgctttcagagataatgttctcgacttccacacattcttcaaggctcccagaattttcgccccctcccccaccctatgatccacttccgcttccatggttccatccgctgccagatccactcccagatatctaaaacacttcacttcctccagtttttctccattcaaactcacctcccaattgacttgaccctcaaccctactgtacctaataaccttgctcttatttacatttactcttaactttcttctttcacacactttaccaaactcagtcaccagcttctgcagtttctcacatgaatcagccaccagcgctgtatcatcagcgaacaactactgactcacttcccaagctctctcatccacaacagacttcatacttgcccctctttccaaaactcttgcattcacctccctaacaaccccatccataaacaaattaaacaaccatggagacatcacacacccctgccgcaaacctacgttcactgagaaccaatcactttcctctcttcctacacgtacacatgccttacatcctcgataaaaacttttcactgcttctaacaactttcctcccacaccatatattcttaataccttccacagagcatctctatcaactctatcatatgccttctccagatccataaatgctacatacaaatccatttgcttttctaagtatttctcacatacattcttcaaagcaaacacctgatccacacatcctctaccacttctgaaaccacactgctcttccccaatctgatgctctgtacaagccttcaccctctcaatcaatgccctcccatataatttaccaggaatactcaacaaacttatacctctataatttgggcgctcactcttatcccctttgcctttgtacaatggcactatgcacgcattccgccaatcctcaggcacctcaccgtgagtcatacatacattaaataaccttaccaaccagtcaacaatacagtcacccccttttttaataaattccactgcaataccatccaaacctgctgccttgccggctttcatcttccgcaaagcttttactacctcttctctgtttaccaaatcattttccctaaccctctcactttgcacaccatctcgaccaaaacaccctatatctgccactctatcatcaaacacattcaacaaaccttcaaaatactcactccatctccttctcacatcaccactacttgttatcacctccccatttgcgcccttcactgaagttcccatttgctcccttgtcttacgcactttatttacctccttccagaacatctttttattctccctaaaatttaatgatactctctcaccccaactctcatttgcccttaataataataataataataataataataataataataataataataataatattaataaatcaataaaattaataatattgataacaacaATCTAACATGGATCATTTTGTGTTCACTAAACTCTTACttactacacccttatc includes these proteins:
- the LOC139746807 gene encoding uncharacterized protein, encoding MTTLFITLLALLLGMTLASPQGKGDNVGGSPFRSEQKSGNGKTRGEYGFRSPDGCLHVISYETDQRAGYRVLGSSKKDCNLETTTKRSTTTTATTTTTSPKLQDPLSVPPVSVVADNTVIEESQGRQLQQPNLASAPPSYATTAKPEDEPKPLYSFGFTTPTHGHTETGLPDGSKKGEYYWDSPDGWRRIVTYVANEKGFYPRIRQVRISTTTPKTVPGTNPDNLAKELGPEVEEEIAIPVGGCPYYFYYNTRINYHWERCYENNTKVGEYGSLGSDGYAHKNAYYADATGFHPTLSKAPLTARQLEIMAEYTEDAFIIPKPDEERRETEKRILAWLADNRERVQKPLR